One genomic window of Clostridioides sp. ES-S-0054-01 includes the following:
- a CDS encoding DUF4091 domain-containing protein: protein MEISYVLKDCTFKHNKYSVIESETWEAKDLDIVVAKGEKFAFQIMLKATEEFNCTIDKSNAISWKGLGNRVRLALNVSNSLENNFSINILGYVQDDTKAFVNDAILRDKDILVEQYLPQTFWIEGKVPEDFEKNNFNIGIDIFKSFGYEDEEKVCTIDVPVEVKNVVLKPLDESKFFLDLWQHPSCLARMYKVELWSDIHFEIIDNYLKELAYLGEKVATVIVSDYPWAGQSCYKVYKNPSNLYEYNMVSVSKGLDGKIKCNFDSMDKYISIADKYKMAQEIDLFGLLGNWCAGEFGNPVEGYKDPIRVRYFDESDKVFKFINNTNDLKEYIGLVLNHLIECGLWDRVRIIADEPNNPEVVKECIEFINSTVSTHRVKYKSATHDQNFLDRAKDEIDDMSINLKLTIQNYKDIENLKKKINDKGGILTWFVCCFPEKPNSFISSPFVENRIIGWYTYYFGLDGFLRWDYNLWTEDPWKDSSYKFPIWKAGDMFFVYPGKDLKPVRSVRMENLRFGIQDFELFTMLEKEKGREYIEVEIMQELLNKKENAEIKGFGDIELGYSLDNCAYDKVKKYVLELLDRL, encoded by the coding sequence ATGGAAATTTCATATGTGCTGAAAGATTGCACATTCAAACACAATAAATATTCTGTTATAGAATCTGAAACTTGGGAAGCTAAGGATTTAGATATTGTAGTAGCTAAAGGTGAAAAATTTGCATTTCAAATTATGCTAAAAGCAACAGAAGAATTTAATTGTACAATTGATAAAAGCAATGCTATATCATGGAAAGGTCTGGGAAATAGAGTAAGATTAGCATTAAATGTGTCTAATAGCTTAGAAAATAATTTTAGTATAAATATATTAGGATATGTTCAAGATGACACAAAAGCATTTGTAAATGATGCTATTTTAAGGGACAAAGATATATTAGTAGAGCAATATTTACCTCAAACATTTTGGATTGAAGGTAAAGTACCAGAAGATTTTGAAAAAAATAACTTTAATATAGGTATTGATATATTTAAAAGCTTTGGATATGAAGATGAAGAAAAAGTTTGTACAATTGATGTTCCTGTAGAGGTAAAAAATGTTGTATTAAAGCCTTTGGATGAAAGTAAATTCTTTTTAGATTTATGGCAACATCCAAGTTGTTTAGCTAGAATGTATAAAGTTGAGTTATGGTCTGATATTCATTTTGAAATAATCGATAACTATTTAAAAGAACTGGCTTATTTAGGAGAAAAAGTTGCAACAGTTATAGTTTCAGATTATCCATGGGCAGGACAAAGTTGTTATAAAGTTTATAAAAATCCATCCAACTTATATGAATATAACATGGTAAGTGTATCAAAAGGTTTAGATGGAAAGATTAAATGTAACTTTGATAGTATGGATAAGTATATAAGTATAGCTGATAAGTATAAAATGGCTCAGGAGATAGATTTATTTGGTCTATTAGGTAATTGGTGTGCTGGTGAGTTTGGAAACCCTGTAGAAGGCTATAAGGACCCTATAAGAGTAAGATATTTTGATGAAAGTGATAAAGTATTTAAATTTATAAATAATACAAATGATTTAAAAGAATATATAGGATTAGTGTTAAATCATTTAATAGAATGTGGATTATGGGATAGAGTAAGGATTATAGCTGATGAGCCAAATAATCCAGAAGTAGTCAAAGAGTGTATAGAATTTATAAATTCTACTGTAAGCACTCATCGAGTTAAATATAAATCAGCAACTCACGACCAAAATTTTTTAGATAGAGCTAAAGATGAAATTGATGATATGTCAATAAATTTAAAACTTACTATCCAAAATTATAAAGATATAGAAAATCTAAAGAAAAAAATCAACGACAAAGGTGGAATATTGACTTGGTTTGTATGCTGTTTTCCAGAGAAACCAAATAGTTTTATAAGTTCCCCTTTTGTAGAAAATAGAATAATAGGATGGTATACTTATTATTTTGGTCTTGATGGATTTTTAAGATGGGACTATAATTTATGGACAGAAGACCCTTGGAAAGATTCAAGTTACAAATTCCCTATTTGGAAAGCTGGAGATATGTTTTTTGTTTATCCTGGAAAAGATTTAAAGCCAGTTAGAAGTGTTAGAATGGAGAATTTAAGATTTGGGATACAGGATTTTGAGCTATTTACCATGTTAGAAAAAGAAAAGGGAAGAGAGTATATAGAAGTTGAGATTATGCAAGAATTATTAAATAAAAAAGAAAATGCTGAGATTAAAGGTTTTGGAGATATAGAACTAGGATACTCACTAGATAATTGTGCATATGATAAAGTTAAAAAATATGTATTAGAGTTGTTAGATAGATTATAA
- a CDS encoding cation:dicarboxylase symporter family transporter produces MESSFLSQFLMITDFKTIFFIILLLGTFFIVRQFEKKKIKFSLRTIYATILGLILGIIIQAFAGFPNDTTQVTWLQEVSKWYSLFGSGFMDLLKMLVVPLVFLSIIKVIINMKDNNLKTLTFKSLGMLLTTTAIAAIVGIVVANIMKLGVGVNLPTLEVNQELKEINSLVDTLRGLLPSNPVMAMANGNIVATIIFATFIATSIKRLSKKHFETIKPFIDFIEASYKIIVSVSMTVIKFMPYAVVALLANTITSQGINSIVSVLHFILALYISVAILFVIHLIFITLNGLNPINYIKNSIEALLLAFTSRSSLGTLPVTIESLVQNHGVDEGVSSFTASLGANMGMNGCAGIYPALMAVTLANMAGVNMDMSFYVMLLIVITISSFGIAGLPGTATMAVSVVISGVGLGSYFPLVGGILAIDPILDMGRTMINVNGAMISSITVGKSLGKVDKEVFNKKNIS; encoded by the coding sequence TTGGAAAGTTCATTCTTATCACAATTTCTTATGATTACAGATTTTAAAACAATTTTTTTCATAATCTTGCTTCTAGGTACATTCTTTATTGTTAGACAATTTGAAAAGAAAAAAATTAAATTTTCATTGAGAACAATATATGCTACAATACTAGGACTTATATTAGGAATTATAATTCAAGCTTTTGCTGGTTTTCCTAATGATACAACTCAAGTCACTTGGCTACAAGAAGTAAGTAAATGGTATAGCCTATTTGGCTCTGGATTTATGGACTTATTAAAAATGTTAGTAGTACCTTTAGTTTTCTTATCTATCATAAAAGTAATTATTAATATGAAAGATAACAATCTTAAAACTCTGACATTTAAGTCTTTAGGTATGCTTCTTACTACTACTGCTATAGCTGCAATTGTTGGAATTGTCGTTGCAAATATAATGAAGTTAGGTGTAGGAGTCAATCTTCCTACTTTAGAAGTAAATCAAGAGCTTAAAGAAATAAATTCTCTTGTCGATACTTTAAGAGGATTACTACCATCTAATCCTGTAATGGCTATGGCAAATGGAAATATTGTAGCTACAATAATATTTGCTACATTTATAGCTACATCAATAAAGAGATTAAGTAAAAAACATTTTGAAACAATAAAACCATTTATAGATTTTATAGAAGCATCTTATAAAATAATTGTAAGTGTATCTATGACTGTTATTAAATTTATGCCCTATGCTGTTGTTGCTCTACTTGCAAACACAATAACTTCACAAGGTATTAACTCAATAGTATCTGTTTTACATTTTATATTGGCTCTTTATATATCAGTTGCAATATTGTTTGTTATACATTTAATTTTTATAACTTTAAATGGTTTAAATCCCATTAATTATATAAAAAATTCAATTGAAGCTCTACTTCTAGCATTTACTTCTCGTTCTAGTTTAGGAACATTGCCTGTGACTATAGAAAGTCTAGTACAAAATCACGGAGTTGATGAGGGTGTATCAAGCTTTACAGCAAGTTTAGGTGCAAATATGGGTATGAATGGTTGTGCAGGTATATATCCCGCTTTAATGGCTGTAACACTTGCTAATATGGCTGGTGTAAACATGGATATGAGCTTTTATGTTATGTTGTTAATAGTTATAACAATTAGTTCTTTTGGAATAGCAGGGCTTCCAGGAACTGCTACAATGGCAGTTTCAGTTGTTATATCTGGAGTGGGTCTTGGCTCTTATTTCCCATTAGTTGGTGGTATACTTGCAATAGACCCTATACTAGATATGGGACGTACAATGATAAATGTTAATGGTGCTATGATATCGTCAATCACTGTAGGAAAATCACTTGGAAAAGTCGATAAAGAAGTGTTTAACAAGAAAAATATTTCTTAA
- a CDS encoding carbohydrate ABC transporter permease has protein sequence MKTTRRLLSDGLLLFIACASLVPFIYMLIISLKITYNSYSLDISFSTVTLQNYIDIFTKKGFAQYFLNTAIVSFSGVLLNLVFSTLAGYSFAKMDFKGSDKLFLFMIMTLIIPSQVTMIPLYIIMKHLGWINSYLALIMPIPTAFGVFIMRQAILGVPKELLESAKIDGCSDFRILIQIVLPLIKPALITLAIFTFMGAWNEFMWPLIATTKDAMRTLTVGLSTLKTFQITNYGQMMAGATITFLPPFIFYLILQSKFVEGVSLSGIKG, from the coding sequence ATGAAAACAACAAGAAGATTATTGAGTGATGGTTTACTTTTATTTATAGCATGTGCAAGTTTAGTACCTTTTATATACATGTTGATAATATCATTAAAGATAACATACAACTCATATAGTTTGGATATATCTTTTTCAACAGTAACTCTTCAAAACTATATAGATATCTTTACTAAAAAAGGATTTGCACAATATTTTTTAAATACAGCGATAGTATCTTTTTCAGGTGTATTATTAAATTTAGTATTTAGTACATTAGCAGGATATTCTTTTGCGAAGATGGATTTTAAAGGTAGTGATAAGTTATTCTTATTTATGATAATGACTTTAATTATACCATCTCAAGTTACAATGATACCACTTTATATAATAATGAAGCACTTAGGATGGATAAATAGTTATCTTGCACTTATTATGCCAATACCAACTGCATTTGGTGTATTTATAATGAGGCAAGCTATTTTAGGAGTACCAAAAGAGCTATTAGAATCAGCAAAAATAGATGGTTGTTCAGATTTTAGGATTTTAATACAAATAGTATTACCTCTAATTAAGCCGGCATTAATTACACTAGCAATATTTACTTTTATGGGAGCTTGGAATGAGTTTATGTGGCCTCTTATAGCAACAACTAAAGATGCAATGAGAACATTAACAGTTGGATTATCTACTCTTAAAACATTCCAGATAACTAATTATGGACAAATGATGGCAGGAGCGACAATAACATTTTTACCTCCATTTATTTTCTATTTGATTTTACAGAGTAAATTTGTTGAAGGAGTGTCTTTATCTGGTATAAAAGGTTAA
- a CDS encoding sugar ABC transporter permease, whose product MENLVRDFEENSKRKKIKLNIKPYMYILPLGIILVSFYVLPIIMSIYFSFTKYNIISPATFIGLENYKKLFTDEILKVSIMNTIKFTVVVVPCQTILSLILAVWITGKGSSKIASFAKGAIFIPVLSSMVLIGMVWRALLNGEGSIIYQILGTFGIESSKLLGDSKTALPTLMFISMWKNIGYFMVIYISAIMNLPKHCYEVAKVDGATKFQEFIKITVPLLKPTTIMVVFLGSIWSLQVFDLVYTVTGGGPGISTMSIVMHAFNLNFKNFNSGYAMTVANVLFLLIAVVSILQNKLVKRDNSDF is encoded by the coding sequence ATGGAAAACTTAGTTAGAGATTTTGAAGAGAATTCAAAAAGGAAAAAAATAAAATTAAATATTAAACCGTATATGTATATATTGCCATTAGGAATAATTTTGGTGTCATTTTATGTGCTACCAATAATAATGTCAATATACTTTAGTTTTACAAAGTATAATATTATTAGCCCAGCTACCTTTATAGGTTTAGAAAACTATAAAAAATTATTTACAGATGAAATATTAAAAGTATCCATTATGAATACTATTAAATTTACTGTTGTTGTAGTACCTTGCCAAACTATCTTATCATTGATTTTGGCAGTTTGGATTACAGGAAAAGGAAGTAGCAAAATAGCTTCATTTGCTAAAGGTGCTATATTTATACCAGTATTATCATCTATGGTTTTGATAGGTATGGTATGGAGGGCTTTATTGAATGGGGAAGGTTCCATTATATATCAGATATTGGGTACTTTTGGAATAGAGTCATCTAAACTTTTAGGAGATAGTAAGACAGCATTACCTACGCTTATGTTTATATCCATGTGGAAAAATATAGGATATTTTATGGTAATTTATATTTCAGCTATAATGAATTTACCAAAGCACTGTTATGAAGTGGCTAAGGTTGACGGAGCTACAAAATTTCAAGAATTTATAAAAATAACTGTACCTTTATTGAAACCAACTACAATAATGGTTGTATTTTTAGGTTCGATATGGTCATTACAAGTATTTGACTTAGTTTATACTGTGACAGGTGGAGGTCCAGGTATATCTACTATGAGTATAGTTATGCATGCATTTAACTTAAACTTTAAAAACTTTAATTCTGGATATGCAATGACTGTAGCAAACGTATTGTTTTTGTTAATAGCAGTAGTTTCGATTTTACAAAACAAGCTTGTAAAACGAGACAATTCAGATTTTTAG
- a CDS encoding glycosyltransferase, which yields MKKNSKKILIILTIITNIIYIFWRIFYTVPKEEGMFALICAIILLFVEIIGMMEMFVHYYGMSNIEYPEKPIISEELYPHVDVFIATYNESVDLVRKTINGCIHMQYPDKKKVHIYVCDDGNREEMRILAEKMGVNYITRTEREGAKAGNLNNAMQHTNSPLIATFDADMIPMHDFLIATVPYFLKNEQAKKDGEKEEYEKVGFVQTPQSFYNPDLFQFNLHSEGRIPNEQDYFYRDIQLARNRTNSVIYGGSNTVISREALEEVDGFYTYSITEDFATGILIQSKGYRCYAIPEVHASGLSPTDLKSLIKQRERWARGCIQTGRRLNILFRRGLGFWQKISYISSITYWYASIKRFVYIMAPILFSVFNVIVVKCTLLQVLVFWLPMYILSSLSLKIFSQNIRNTRWSNIYETIMFQSLMPAVILETFAISKNKFSVTNKNKLEESKMYKFLQGIPYFIYIVLSIIGILKMFIAIFEMSSMTYSVVLFWLIGNFFNLVMATLFISGRQQLRKSERYIAEIDFKLKKNSYVLSSKTIDISESGFAFLLENPEYISPDEEFEVEFREKSGNEMYIANMKAKIVNVVEVDSKWKYAAYITHIEDSEIDNWMCIVHDRIPTLPMTISNQLGFFDDLQINVKKRIEKTRTLSRRSPRINMNFQMDIKNIGKLRIVNFNYQYVLLNFENINTYPKEIELEINDNIALECNLCEGKTNERGILYKVNNIDSVMQNFFLRDEMMDWILQNKTIIISKPSKKKEKSTDEFEPMEYI from the coding sequence ATGAAGAAAAATTCAAAAAAGATACTTATAATTTTAACTATTATTACGAATATCATATATATTTTTTGGAGGATTTTTTATACAGTACCTAAAGAAGAAGGTATGTTTGCCTTAATATGTGCTATAATACTGCTTTTTGTAGAGATAATAGGCATGATGGAAATGTTTGTACATTATTATGGTATGTCAAATATTGAGTATCCTGAAAAACCAATTATAAGTGAAGAGCTTTATCCACATGTAGATGTATTTATTGCAACATATAATGAATCTGTTGATTTGGTGAGAAAAACCATAAATGGATGTATACATATGCAATATCCAGATAAGAAAAAGGTACATATATACGTATGTGATGATGGAAATCGTGAAGAAATGCGTATTCTAGCAGAAAAAATGGGTGTAAATTATATAACTAGAACAGAAAGAGAAGGAGCAAAAGCTGGAAATTTGAATAATGCAATGCAACATACAAACTCCCCTTTGATTGCTACATTTGATGCAGATATGATACCAATGCATGATTTTTTGATTGCTACAGTACCATACTTTTTGAAAAATGAGCAGGCTAAGAAAGATGGAGAAAAAGAGGAGTATGAAAAGGTTGGTTTTGTACAAACCCCACAGAGCTTTTATAATCCAGATTTGTTTCAATTTAATCTGCACTCTGAGGGTAGAATTCCAAATGAGCAAGATTATTTTTACAGAGATATTCAATTGGCTAGAAATAGGACAAATTCTGTAATTTATGGTGGTAGTAATACAGTTATTTCAAGGGAAGCTCTGGAAGAAGTTGATGGATTTTACACTTATTCTATTACGGAAGATTTTGCAACAGGTATCTTAATTCAAAGTAAGGGGTATAGATGCTATGCTATTCCAGAAGTACATGCATCAGGTTTATCTCCTACTGATTTAAAAAGTCTTATTAAGCAACGTGAAAGATGGGCACGTGGATGCATACAAACTGGTAGACGTCTAAATATTTTGTTTAGGAGAGGTTTAGGATTTTGGCAGAAAATAAGTTATATTTCTTCAATTACTTATTGGTATGCAAGTATAAAACGCTTTGTATATATAATGGCACCTATTTTGTTTTCTGTGTTTAATGTGATTGTAGTAAAATGTACATTACTTCAAGTATTGGTGTTTTGGTTACCAATGTATATTTTAAGTAGTTTATCTCTTAAAATATTTTCTCAAAATATAAGAAATACTAGATGGAGCAATATATATGAAACTATAATGTTTCAGTCTTTGATGCCAGCAGTAATACTTGAAACGTTCGCAATATCCAAAAATAAATTTTCAGTAACAAATAAGAATAAATTAGAAGAAAGTAAAATGTATAAATTTTTACAGGGAATACCTTATTTTATTTATATAGTGTTATCTATAATAGGAATTTTAAAAATGTTTATAGCAATATTTGAAATGAGTTCAATGACATATTCAGTTGTACTATTTTGGTTAATTGGAAACTTTTTCAATCTTGTTATGGCTACATTATTTATATCAGGAAGACAACAGTTAAGAAAGTCTGAGCGTTATATTGCTGAAATTGATTTTAAGTTAAAGAAAAATTCTTATGTTCTTTCTTCAAAAACAATTGATATATCAGAAAGTGGATTTGCATTTTTGTTGGAAAATCCAGAATATATTTCTCCAGATGAGGAATTTGAGGTAGAGTTTAGAGAAAAATCAGGAAATGAAATGTATATAGCTAATATGAAGGCAAAGATTGTTAATGTTGTTGAAGTGGATTCAAAATGGAAATATGCAGCTTATATTACACATATTGAAGATAGTGAAATAGATAACTGGATGTGTATTGTTCATGATAGAATACCTACTTTACCAATGACAATATCTAATCAACTAGGTTTCTTTGATGATTTGCAAATTAATGTAAAAAAACGTATCGAGAAAACTAGAACATTATCACGAAGAAGTCCAAGAATCAATATGAATTTTCAGATGGATATAAAAAATATAGGTAAATTAAGAATAGTAAATTTTAATTATCAATATGTATTATTAAATTTTGAAAATATAAATACTTATCCTAAAGAAATAGAATTAGAAATTAATGATAATATTGCCCTAGAATGTAATTTATGTGAGGGTAAAACTAATGAAAGAGGTATTTTATATAAAGTGAATAACATTGATAGTGTAATGCAAAATTTCTTTTTAAGAGATGAGATGATGGATTGGATATTACAAAATAAGACAATTATTATTTCAAAACCTAGTAAAAAGAAAGAAAAAAGTACAGATGAGTTTGAACCCATGGAATATATTTAG
- a CDS encoding glycoside hydrolase family 5 protein, with amino-acid sequence MFFLSIAFIGFYLVIRGNSDTIKMQRGINIGNALESPKDFTWDVKMSNKFFDDIKDAGFDTVRIPVRFSDYTSDSNDFKIDEEFFKKIDEYVNYALDKDLIVVLDLHHFEEIMKEPGVHKEEFLKIWQQIANRYQKYDKKLVFELLNEPKENLSSQLLNEYLEEAINIIRKTNPKRTLIVGPYNFYQIDYLNELNIPKDSNIIVSFHYYEPNDFAFQGNIYHKGFEHLSNITWEGTNEQMDYLKKRFDTVEKWANKNKVKVFLGEFGITKEAPEASRKAWIKAVREEAEKRNFSWAYWELASGFGIYNQIEGTWDRDILNALIEKR; translated from the coding sequence ATGTTTTTTTTAAGTATAGCTTTTATTGGATTTTATCTTGTAATAAGAGGAAACAGCGATACAATTAAGATGCAACGAGGGATAAATATAGGTAATGCACTAGAATCACCTAAGGATTTTACCTGGGATGTAAAAATGTCAAATAAGTTTTTTGATGATATAAAAGATGCAGGTTTTGACACAGTACGTATACCAGTAAGGTTTTCTGATTATACGTCAGATTCTAATGATTTTAAAATTGACGAAGAATTTTTTAAAAAGATTGATGAATATGTAAATTATGCATTGGATAAAGACTTAATAGTTGTGTTGGATTTACATCATTTTGAGGAAATTATGAAAGAACCAGGAGTTCATAAAGAAGAGTTTTTAAAAATATGGCAACAGATAGCTAATAGGTATCAAAAATATGATAAAAAACTGGTATTTGAATTATTAAATGAACCTAAAGAAAATCTATCTTCACAGTTACTAAATGAATACCTTGAAGAAGCAATAAATATAATTAGAAAAACTAATCCTAAAAGAACACTTATAGTGGGACCATATAATTTCTATCAAATTGATTATTTAAATGAATTAAATATTCCTAAAGATTCTAATATAATAGTTTCTTTTCACTATTATGAACCAAATGATTTTGCATTTCAAGGAAATATCTATCATAAGGGATTTGAGCACTTGAGTAATATTACTTGGGAAGGAACAAATGAACAAATGGATTATTTAAAGAAAAGGTTTGATACTGTGGAAAAATGGGCAAATAAAAATAAAGTAAAAGTCTTTTTGGGTGAATTTGGAATAACAAAAGAGGCACCAGAAGCTTCAAGAAAAGCTTGGATAAAAGCTGTAAGAGAAGAAGCTGAAAAACGAAACTTTTCATGGGCTTATTGGGAACTTGCTTCTGGATTTGGGATATACAATCAAATTGAAGGTACTTGGGATAGAGATATATTAAACGCATTAATAGAAAAGAGGTGA
- a CDS encoding CoA-disulfide reductase, producing MRVIIIGGVAAGMSAAAKLKRIKPEYEVVVYEKTEIVSFGACGLPYFVGGFFDDANDLLARTPEKLRESGIDLNIFREVIEVDSESKKIKVKNIKTGEIYEDYYDKLMIATGARSIMPPIKNLELKNVSTLKSLYDGEYLKKLLSNEENKRVTIIGAGFIGLEAVEACKKLGKDVHVIQLEDRILPQVFDKEITDVLEEEINRHNVKLHLDEMVVELYGEDKVQKVITNKGEIDTDVVIIATGVRPNTEFLLNTNIKMLKNGAIVVDEYGRTSVEDIYSAGDCATIKNIVSNENVYVPLATGANKLGRIVGENLAGREVSYQGSLSSSCIKIMDMEAASTGITERQAKDLGINVKSKFISDYNQTHYYPGRNKIYVKLIYDADTKVILGGQVAGFKDAVQRANVLAAAIFGKMTTKQLGMLDLCYAPPFARTWDVLNVAGNVSK from the coding sequence ATGAGAGTAATAATAATTGGTGGTGTTGCAGCTGGTATGAGTGCTGCAGCAAAATTAAAAAGAATAAAACCTGAGTATGAAGTGGTTGTTTATGAAAAAACAGAGATAGTATCTTTTGGTGCCTGTGGATTACCATACTTTGTTGGAGGATTTTTTGATGATGCTAATGACTTATTAGCAAGAACACCTGAAAAACTTAGAGAGTCTGGGATTGATTTAAATATATTTAGAGAGGTTATTGAGGTTGATAGTGAATCTAAGAAAATAAAAGTAAAAAATATAAAAACAGGTGAAATATATGAAGATTACTATGATAAATTGATGATAGCAACAGGAGCAAGAAGTATTATGCCTCCTATAAAAAATTTAGAATTGAAGAATGTTTCCACATTAAAAAGTTTATATGATGGGGAATATTTAAAAAAACTTTTAAGCAATGAAGAAAATAAAAGAGTGACAATAATAGGTGCTGGTTTTATAGGATTAGAAGCAGTTGAGGCATGTAAGAAATTAGGTAAAGATGTACATGTAATTCAGTTGGAAGATAGAATATTACCACAAGTATTTGATAAGGAAATTACAGATGTATTAGAAGAAGAAATAAATAGACATAATGTTAAACTGCACTTGGATGAAATGGTTGTAGAACTGTATGGAGAAGATAAAGTACAAAAAGTTATAACAAATAAAGGCGAAATAGATACAGATGTAGTAATAATTGCTACTGGTGTAAGACCTAATACAGAGTTTTTGTTAAATACTAATATAAAAATGCTAAAAAATGGGGCTATAGTGGTTGATGAGTATGGAAGAACTTCTGTAGAGGATATATACTCTGCTGGAGATTGTGCAACTATAAAAAATATAGTAAGTAATGAAAATGTATATGTGCCTTTAGCTACTGGAGCTAATAAATTGGGTAGGATAGTAGGAGAAAACCTAGCAGGAAGAGAAGTTTCTTATCAAGGTTCACTATCTTCAAGTTGTATAAAGATTATGGATATGGAAGCTGCTTCAACTGGAATTACAGAAAGACAAGCTAAAGATTTAGGCATAAATGTCAAATCTAAATTTATTTCTGACTATAATCAAACTCATTATTACCCAGGAAGAAATAAAATATATGTAAAGCTTATTTATGATGCAGATACAAAAGTTATTTTAGGTGGACAAGTGGCAGGTTTTAAGGATGCTGTACAAAGAGCAAATGTATTGGCAGCTGCTATCTTTGGAAAAATGACTACAAAGCAACTTGGAATGTTAGATTTGTGTTATGCTCCACCATTTGCAAGAACATGGGATGTTTTAAATGTAGCTGGAAATGTATCTAAATAA
- a CDS encoding MBOAT family protein, translated as MLFSSLIFLFYFLPITLVLYYVFRFNRTIQNMILLVVSLFFYAWGEPKFVVIMIASIIMNYIFGLLVDRYRESKIKVKIFLFLMCAYNIGVLFIFKYLAFALRNISELISTELTIPNIVLPIGISFFTFQGMSYVIDVYRRHGEVQKNPFYVGLYIAFFPQLIAGPIVRYESVAEQILNRKETWDKFSIGTCRFITGLGKKVLISNNMAIVADYIYTMNSQGEIAVSLAWLGSIAYTLQIFFDFSAYSDMAIGLGLMFGFKFEENFNYPYISKSITEFWRRWHISLGMWFKSYIYFPLGGSRVANKDIMIRNMFIVWLFTGIWHGAEWTFVIWGILNFVFLIIERFIMFEKIENHNFIKHIYTLLAVNFGWVLFRAPNLKEAHNYFKAMFGGNGIIWSDYTYMFLKEYWIFFMFAFIFSIPIAKKINKFVVEQARCSMIFNVFYPISAILLFFISVTYLVTGSYNPFIYFNF; from the coding sequence TTGTTATTTTCAAGCTTAATTTTTTTATTTTATTTTTTACCAATAACTTTGGTATTATATTATGTATTTAGGTTTAATCGAACGATACAGAATATGATATTACTTGTTGTTAGTTTATTTTTTTATGCTTGGGGAGAACCAAAGTTTGTTGTTATTATGATAGCTTCTATAATAATGAATTATATATTTGGTTTACTAGTAGATAGATATAGAGAAAGTAAAATAAAAGTAAAAATTTTTTTGTTTTTAATGTGTGCATATAATATAGGAGTTTTATTTATATTTAAATACCTAGCTTTTGCACTAAGAAATATTAGCGAACTTATTAGTACTGAATTGACTATACCTAATATTGTTCTACCTATAGGAATTTCATTCTTTACATTTCAAGGAATGTCTTATGTTATAGATGTATATCGTAGACATGGAGAAGTTCAAAAGAATCCTTTTTATGTGGGACTATATATAGCCTTTTTCCCACAATTAATAGCAGGTCCTATAGTTAGATATGAAAGTGTGGCAGAGCAAATTCTTAATAGAAAAGAAACGTGGGATAAATTTTCTATTGGAACTTGTAGGTTTATAACAGGTCTAGGCAAAAAAGTATTAATTTCAAATAACATGGCTATAGTAGCAGATTATATTTATACTATGAATAGTCAAGGAGAAATAGCTGTATCGCTTGCGTGGCTTGGTTCTATAGCTTATACTCTGCAAATATTCTTTGATTTCTCTGCTTATTCAGATATGGCTATAGGATTAGGTCTTATGTTTGGTTTTAAATTTGAAGAAAACTTTAATTATCCATATATATCAAAATCAATCACTGAGTTTTGGAGAAGATGGCATATTTCTTTGGGAATGTGGTTTAAGAGCTATATATACTTTCCACTTGGAGGTTCTAGAGTAGCAAATAAAGATATTATGATTAGAAACATGTTTATAGTATGGTTATTTACTGGAATATGGCATGGAGCAGAATGGACATTTGTAATTTGGGGAATTTTAAATTTTGTTTTCTTAATTATAGAGCGTTTTATAATGTTTGAAAAGATTGAAAATCACAATTTTATAAAACATATTTATACTTTATTAGCAGTTAATTTTGGATGGGTATTATTTAGAGCCCCCAATTTAAAAGAAGCACATAATTATTTTAAAGCTATGTTTGGAGGAAATGGAATTATATGGAGTGATTATACATATATGTTTTTAAAAGAATACTGGATTTTCTTTATGTTTGCATTTATTTTTAGTATACCTATTGCGAAGAAAATCAATAAATTTGTTGTTGAACAAGCTAGATGTAGTATGATATTTAATGTATTTTATCCAATCTCAGCTATTTTATTGTTCTTTATTTCTGTGACATATTTAGTAACTGGAAGCTATAATCCATTTATTTATTTTAATTTTTAA